The Apium graveolens cultivar Ventura chromosome 6, ASM990537v1, whole genome shotgun sequence genome contains a region encoding:
- the LOC141668140 gene encoding UDP-glycosyltransferase 101-like has protein sequence MKTTQVIFVPAPAIGHLVSMVEMAKLLITRYQHLSATILVANFAYNTGVGSYVESLPKNPSRFKIIQLPDTDPTTYMSNPRHYILTALIDSQKPNIRNILQDLTRTTGVAAFVVDILSIPIMDIGNELSVPTYVYCPAGASFLSTGFHVQSLQDDCDKDLTEFNNSDKFLHFPGFSKPVPAKVLPCMLLDKEGGSDLMLGIFKRSRDAKGIIVNSFVELESLALHSLVADPKVPEVYSVGPILNVAGQGHDADEVKDILGWLDCQPPSSVVFLCFGSFGGFHDNQLKETALALESSGHRFLWSIRSPLAQPKTHYTNLDEILPPGFLERTDSTGKVIGWAPQVTVLSHNAVGGFVSHCGWNSTMESIWHGVPIATWPIYAEQQLNAFELVHELGLAVEVEMEYSNEFSMVNNGIVKAKELEMVIRKLMLDENASQIRRKVNKMKELSRVAMAENGSSYASLGKLVEDIVKERA, from the exons ATGAAAACAACACAAGTTATATTTGTTCCAGCACCGGCAATCGGACATCTAGTGTCCATGGTTGAGATGGCCAAGCTGCTCATCACTAGATATCAACATCTCTCTGCAACCATCTTAGTGGCTAACTTTGCCTACAACACAGGCGTAGGTAGTTATGTCGAATCACTCCCTAAAAATCCTTCTCGTTTCAAAATAATTCAACTTCCGGACACTGATCCTACCACATACATGTCCAACCCACGCCATTACATCCTCACTGCGCTCATCGACAGTCAGAAGCCTAACATCAGAAACATCCTGCAGGACTTAACTCGAACAACTGGGGTTGCTGCATTTGTTGTCGATATATTGTCCATTCCTATCATGGATATAGGAAATGAGTTAAGTGTACCGACCTACGTTTACTGTCCTGCTGGAGCCAGTTTTTTAAGCACAGGGTTTCATGTGCAAAGCCTGCAAGATGATTGCGATAAAGACTTGACTGAGTTCAATAATTCAGACAAGTTTTTACACTTTCCAGGTTTTAGTAAACCGGTACCTGCTAAGGTGTTGCCATGCATGTTACTGGATAAAGAAGGTGGATCGGACTTGATGTTGGGAATTTTTAAAAGGTCCAGAGATGCGAAGGGCATAATTGTCAATTCATTTGTTGAATTGGAATCTTTGGCACTTCATTCTCTTGTAGCTGATCCTAAGGTTCCAGAAGTATACTCTGTGGGACCCATATTAAATGTTGCCGGCCAAGGACATGATGCCGATGAGGTAAAGGACATCCTTGGCTGGCTGGATTGTCAACCGCCATCTTCTGTTGTTTTTTTGTGCTTTGGCAGTTTTGGTGGATTTCATGACAATCAG CTGAAGGAGACAGCATTGGCACTTGAGAGCAGTGGACACCGTTTTCTATGGTCCATACGTTCTCCTTTGGCACAACCCAAGACACATTACACAAACTTGGACGAGATTCTTCCCCCCGGATTTCTAGAAAGAACAGACTCGACAGGAAAAGTAATCGGATGGGCGCCACAGGTGACAGTGTTATCGCACAATGCTGTTGGAGGATTTGTGTCTCATTGCGGTTGGAACTCGACAATGGAGAGTATATGGCATGGGGTGCCTATTGCCACATGGCCAATCTATGCCGAGCAACAGCTAAATGCTTTCGAGCTGGTACATGAGCTGGGACTCGCAGTAGAAGTCGAAATGGAGTACTCGAATGAATTTAGCATGGTGAATAATGGAATTGTTAAGGCCAAAGAACTTGAGATGGTGATAAGGAAGCTGATGTTGGATGAAAATGCGAGTCAAATTAGAAGAAAAGTTAACAAGATGAAGGAATTGAGTAGGGTGGCTATGGCGGAAAATGGGTCATCTTATGCTTCTCTAGGGAAACTTGTTGAAGATATTGTTAAAGAGCGTGCATAA
- the LOC141664940 gene encoding uncharacterized protein LOC141664940, whose protein sequence is MIEYALKLDFPTMNSEVEYKALIAGLGLARAVRAKNLKIYGDSRLVVAKVNGEFEAKDDTMAKYLRVLKGILTQFDEWYAKHVLRKENTTTDALSKFASFEIENYPISIYFQVQKTPTIYVINLIAPIGVASCWIDPIKTHLETGWLPDDAQETQARSDSSKSPERLTSISTPIIFAMWGIDIFGPFSVASGHRKFIVKRVKYSRNSWVDGLLPILWAYHTTCKVTTEATPFMLAYGAEAVVPLEITHGSSRVEAYESETNKEGMRLALFFIDEIRDEAKAHNAKHQRRTSFYYNRRVNERFFQQGDLVLKKIEASGVGEKGKLSSNWEGPYKARKTLE, encoded by the exons atgattgagtatgctttgaagttggacttCCCAACTATGAACAGTGAAGTAGAATACAAAGCTTTGATAGCCGGATTAGGCTTGGCTAGAGCCGTGAGGGCCAAAAACCTTAAGATTTATGGAGATTCAAGACTTGTAGTTGCTAAAGTCAATGGGGAGTTTGAGGCCAAGGATGATACAATGGCCAAGTACTTGAGAGTCTTGAAGGGAATACTAactcagtttgatgaatggtacGCTAAACATGTTCTGAGAAAGGAGAACACTACGACCGATGCCTTATCCAAGTTCGCCTCGTTTGAAATCGAGAACTACCCAATAAGTATCTACTTCCAGGTCCAGAAGACCCCTACTATATATGTCATAAATTTGATAGCACCAATTGGAGTGGCAAGTTGTTGGATCGATCCAATCAAAACTCACCTTGAGACTGGATGGCTCCCCGATGATGCCCAGGAGACAC AGGCACGCTCCGATAGTTCGAAAAGCCCAGAGAGGCTTACATCCATCAGCACACCCATCATTTTTGCAATGTGGGGAATTGATATATTTGGTCCATTTTCTGTGGCGTCAGGACATAGAAAGTTCATCGTG AAAAGGGTCAAATACTCAAGGAACAGTTGGGTGGATGGGTTGTTGCCTATACTATGGGCATATCATACCACCTGCAAAGTGACGACTGAAGCTACCCCATTCATGCTGGCTTACGGAGCCGAGGCTGTGGTGCCCCTAGAGATCACCCATGGATCGTCTAGGGTCGAAGCTTATGAATCAGAAACCAATaaagaaggcatgaggctcgcTCTCTTTTTTATTGACGAGATTAGAGATGAGGCCAAGGCCCACAATGCAAAACATCAACGAAGAACCTCCTTCTATTATAACAGAAGGGTGAATGAAAGGTTCTTTCAGCAAGGAGACTTGGTCTTAAAGAAGATTGAGGCATCAGGAGTCGGGGAGAAAGGAAAGCTATCCTCAAACTGGGAAGGGCCTTATAAGGCCAGGAAGACATTAGAATGA